The Ictidomys tridecemlineatus isolate mIctTri1 chromosome 1, mIctTri1.hap1, whole genome shotgun sequence DNA window CAGGTATCCTTACAGGAGGAGCTGCAATGCCTGTCTGCAATTGAAAGGGTGGGGCTTCTATAGTCAGAGAGGTGTGGGAGCAGGCATGGGCGTTAGGTACCACCAAGACATAGGAATTCCACCCACCATCACTTCTGTGCATAAATGTAAGCCTCAGGTTGATGGCTGGGAGGTGAGGAAATCCCAGCTCTGGCTTCCCGATCACCCCCTTGGATTGCAGTGAGTGTACCCTGAGGGTGCAGGGCCCTATTGAGAATGAGTATGCTCTACATGGCCAGCTCTCCCCACCCCAGGACTGCCAGTGGTGCCCTGCGGCAAAAGCTCAGATCAAGACTATGAGCAGTGTCCACTGGCCAGTCGTGAGAAGCAGATGATGGCTAGGGTGGCACTGCATCTCTTTGAGGGGGCTGCTCCTGGTGTAGAAGGGCCTTGTGAACCCCAGCAGGAAATTTCACAGCCCTAGTGTGCAGAGAATCTATCTGGCCAGGAGCACTGAACCTGCGATATCTGAGGCCAAGGTGTCCTCAGCCCACCAGTGGCATTTTCCAAGGGACTTCTTGTCTTGGGGAGGACTCCAGTGTCCAGCCTACCCTGCTCCATGGCCCAGATGATTTGGGGTGTGTCTCAGAAGGAAACTGTCATGCCTAACCCCCAATGTCCTGTAtgggttctatttttaaaagtccccCCAGTCATTGGCTCCCGCACATCCCAACACACCCCCTCCCCGAGTGAGGACATTCCTCTTGCTGTCTAGCTTAAGGTCTCTGTGTTGCCATTTAAGCCCCTGGCCATCTGGAGCCAGGTGGTGCATAGGTCCTAGGTGAGGTCATTGGCTATCCTGGGTCCACTGAGCCTAGGGGCTAACATGCACCCACAGGATGGGGCAGGGAGAACCAGCAGCAAGCCTTTAGGGTAGTGGCACTGGGAGAGACTTGGGCTCAGTTCCAGGCATGGGGAGGTTGGAAGGCTCATGATAATGAGAGGATATACAGGGAGGAGATGGGAAGCTATGGGGTTTGTGAACTGTGCAGAGACTAAGGTGGGCTAGCCACTGGGCTCAGGCAGCACATCACTGAGATAGGTGTGCAAGGCTCTGAGTGTCTTTTCAGTCTGAGACTTTCTGGTCTTCAGGATAGTAGGCCCAAAGGGGCAGAGACCCAGATCTCCAGCGGAAGAGTAGAGGGCAAGACCAGCATCTGAGGAGTGCAGATCCAAGGCTCCCAAGGTTACCCTGGGTGGAGCTTCTCCTTTGTAGGGTCCCCACAGTGCCCATGCCATGCTCTCAAATCAAGACTACTCTTCCAGGGGGCACTGACCCCTGCACTTTTGCCCCTTACCAGAGTAACTTCGGGTCTTCCCGACTACCTACTGCAGTGCTGTTCCTAGGCCCAAGATAAGTCTGCTGCCCTGGGGGAAGAAACCACATCCTTTTCCCCCAGGTTAGTAGCAGCCCAGATATACCTGGCCACCCACCATGTTCCCATGACACCCTGGAGGGCCTCAGCTGGCCCCTTCATGCCAGGGTTTCAACCACCCACCAGGCAGGGGTTGTCTTTGCCCCCTTGCATGCCTCACTGTTCCTCCTGAGCTCTGGGGCTTTCAACCCTGGCTCTTCCAGGAATTGTTGGGGAGTGCCTTTACCTGACAAAGATTGCCTGGGAACCTATTCTGTCCCAGATAGTAGTGTAGATGTGGGACCATAGTAGCAGTTAAAACAAagtccttccttctcccttcttctcaAATATGTCTAGTTTtagcctctctgggcttcagtgtcTCCAGCTGGAAGAGAGTGGTGGACCTCCCAACCCACAATGTTCTGTCCTATGCCTACCAGACACTGCAGATTTGTCTCTCCAGGTAAATCTGGGGCCGGGGGAGACACTagacaggcaggaggatcaggaaagCCCTGGACCAGTGAGGGATGAAGGTCTAGAGCCATGAGCCAGCTGGTGCAGGGTCCCTGACTGGCCCATGGTAGCAGGAGAAGAGGGACTCGAATGGAATTGGTGCTGGAACTCAGTGACAAGCCTGCCTCCACATCACaacagcagggcagcaggggcagCAGTCTGTCTATccgtccatccacccacccattaCATGCTCTTTCCCAAAGCATCTACAAACTTTGGGACTTTAGGGAGGGACTTTAGACTTGGGGGCACCCAGAGCCTGCCCTGCCAGAGAAGGCGCTGTACACTCTGTCCACCTGCCCGCCCACCCTGCAAACTCAGCATTTCCTTCTCTGCTCAAAACACCCAACACCTGCCCATGATGTCACACTCTAGTGGGCAAATTCTCAGGGACAGGCTCAGGTGGGCAAACACCACTGGTGGCCAAGACTAGGAGATCAGTTCTGTCGGAACCCTCAGACAGGGGATAGGGTATGCTCTGTTTTCCAAGAGcctggggaggacagacagacagatgtaCATACGTGCCCTCTTCTGAGTGTGCCTTGCCCCTTTGGGTGCCAGGCCATGAGCAGTGTGCACTCACCCTGGAGATAGTGAGGGGCATGTTGAAGTCCTTGCCTCCCTGCAGACGAAAGCCCCAGGGCCCGGGCCCGGTCAGAGTCACACTGTAAGACATGCTGGTGCTGATAGTGGCTGCCTCTGCAAAGGGTAAAAAGTATTAACTGAGGGGAAACTCATGcaccccacctccccagcccacacctctgcctctgccctgcCCGACCCCCCTGTCCCCAGCCTTGCCTGCTCTGCCCCTTGCTGCCTAGACAGGCTGTGCAGAGCTCCTGGGAGGCTCCTAAGAATAGCTGGGAGCGAATGCCATCGACACTGATATCTGCCCTTGCTGCGCCCATAAATGGACTGTAACCCTACACTGTGCCCGCCCGCCTGTGGCCTCCCAGCCAGGTCCACTGTGACTCACGCAGCTAATATAGCCCCTGGGGAGGGGTGTCCAGCacccagaccccccccccccgaccaGGGATCAGGAAGAGAGGACCGGTCAGGTTGATGACAATGTTCTTGCCTCctttctcccctttgccctatgaAGAGCCCAAGTCCCTCTCTCTGTTCACTGGatccatccccagcccaggaggctTGGGCCGATCTCCCTCAGGCAGGAGTTCTGATGCTCTGTGATCCCTGGTGAGGACTCTGACATACTGCCTTATCTAGTATGGGTCCTATGTGCCTAGAATTGAACTCACTGTCTAGTTGGTCTGGAAAAAGTTTCAATTCAGAAGACCAGTGATTGGGCCCTGGGACTAGCCAGCCATAAAAATGATCTTGTAATAGCAGAACCTCTGGGCATGGCCAAACTCAGCACAGGGCTCTTTACACTATTATCCCTAGGATCCTAAGAGGTTGCCACTTTAGCCTGTAGGAGCCAAGGCTCTGAGAAGTTAAATGACTTCTCCAAGGTCACATAAAGAATGGACCTGGGACACAGTGGAGCCTGGGCTAATTCTAAAGGCATTCATGCCAGATAATGAGCTTCTAGTGGCTGCAGGCACCTCCCCAAAGCCCTGGCCCAGGAACCTGGGGCCCTGCCCACCCCATGTTGGCACAGGATCTGAAGGCAGATCTGGGTCAGGCCCACCGGCTCCAGACCCTCTGGGGGCTCAGCTGGTTATTCCTGGCTCTCCTGTCTCATTTGTGCCCTGGAAAACTTGACAGTAGCATGGAAAGGTCCAGCTGCCAGCATTGCACGCCAGGCCCCGTGCCCTTTACGCAGGAatggcagggggcagggaggagggaaagagatgcCATTTGCTCAGCTGCTAGGACACAAGGCCAGAATgggcagggaggggaagcatgTATGGCATGTTCAGCCCATACTCTAGAGACACTGTGTTCTGGATGGGGGCCTTGGCCCCTCAGGACTCCTGCCAGTGTGGTCTTTGGGTCAAGATACTCCTAGAAGCCCTTCCCCAAGAGACAATTCAGGCCCCATGCGGTCTGGAGATAGATCAAACCTCCCCCTGGTTCCCcggctggggaaactgaggctcagggaagacGACCAGGTTGGTTGGTTCCTGGCCCTCTCAGAGCTCTAACTTGGGCTTGCTCTGAGGACTTTGCAGCCAGGGTGTGAGCAATTTCCATGCTGCCAACACCCCAGCCTCACGTCCCAGGCCTGGCAGACACAAAGTGCACGGGAGGAATGCCCATGATACAGGacaatttgcccaaggtcacaaaaatAGCAAATAGAAGAAGCTAGGAAGGGACCTGTGTTCTTTACCCCCACTTTACTACCATCTCTGCCCTGTATCCTGCAGTCTTGCCTGTCCTGGCCCAGAAGATCAGCCCCCAATGCTTCTTCCATATCATTCCCTACCCCCCCAGGCCCCATGCCATCCATTCCTAACTCCAGCTTTGTCCCTTTCTTAGGGGTATCCATCCTACGAGGCTGGAGAGGACCTAGCAGCAGGGCATGACCACATGGGGAAAGGAAAGAGCTGACCCTGTATGGGGTTGGGCAAAGCTGTACCTGGAGCTGCAGGCTCTTTCTCTGGACTCTGATGCTGGCCTCGGCCTCTGAGGGAAGGGAGGGTAGTGGGAGGATGCTCTTAAAGGGGAAGGCCAACCTCCCTCCATCTGCCTCCCCTGGGAGACCCAAAGCCAGCTGGAGAGCAGCTGGTACCCACAGGCTAGGCGGAGCTCAGTAGCTCATTGGGGAGTGGGGATGGGCCATGTCTGGTCTTTGTCCCTCCTCTACTCTGCCCCCCTGCCTGAGATGAGCTTTCAGGAGTGGAAGTGGGGgatgggagaggggaggaaggaagctgCTGGGCCCTTCAAGGTCAGGTCCCAGCTCTCTCTCCCATCACAGACCAGTAGGGAGACACCATATTTGTCAGACAAGATCttctctgcttttttattttcttttaccctGTCAGAATCACACTGCCCTGGGATGAAATTAAAGCACTGAtatgaaacaaaccatagggGCAGGGTGTGGACAAATGTGCTTGGTGCGCATGCAAATAGGTACCTATGGGAGAGGTGCCCATTGGTGCCTGTGAGTAGGGGAGGGGAGTGTGGGCTGCAGGGAGCCTtgtgctgggggagggagaagcagGAGGTGAGGGAGCATTTTCAGTGCACAAAGTAAGGTCTGTGTTTAGCTTCAGCCACTGGCAATGGGAGATGCTCTGGCTTCCCGGGACCAGTGAAATGCCCAGCCTGGATGCACAGACTGGCCAAGATGCTTGGCTCATAAATAGCTGGTGTGTTCTCCGGAGCCATCACCATTGTCACGGCCTGGACAATCACAGCACACAGCATTTCAGGAGAGGAGGATGACTGCCGGAAGGAAGAAGGTCTGTGTATACATTCTTCAGACTGAGCCCGGGTGTGGCTGCTGAGCTGAGAAGCGGGTGTAGACCACATTGCAAGGCAGTAGTTTTGTGGTgtggggagaggatgtggggctgggactgtgaaTCCAGTACAGCACAGGCGACAGGGCCATTTTGAAAGCCTGCAGGCTCCAGGCGTAATCCTGGgtctgtgtgtgtgagggggtgtGACAGGGCCAGACACGtcccagaagaaagagagaaCCAATGGGCGTCCTACATCCTGGAGCACAGGCTGGGGAGCTGCCCCTTGGTCTGAAAACAAACAGCAAACATCCGTTTAGCCCGAGAAGCCTCCTAAGGGGAACAGTCTCCCAATGATCCTCTGTGTCACTGAGAGGTGCAGGAGGTTGAGTGGAAGGACCAGGTTGCTTTCCAGTTTGGGGTTGGGCCTTCTCAAGGACCACATCTCAGAGAAAGAGCAGAAAAGTCTAAGGCTGTCTGCAGGATACCCTCCAGGCTCAGGCTCCTGGGGTCTGGACTGGGTTCCTGCCCACTCTCACCCTTCAATTTCTCCCTTCTGAGCACTCCTCCTGCATGTGTGTGGGCTCTGGCAGCTCCTGTCACCCCTGCTGCTCGGAGTCGCTGCTTGCCTGCCTTGTGGCTTCCTCCGAAGCTTCACCCTGCAGGCTCACTCCACTCAATTCCCCCCTTCCGGGACTTTGTGGAGGGTCCTGGCTACCCTGCAAAGTGACCACGCCCCTCGCTGGGTTTCTTGTCTCCTAGGGGCAGATTTAGGGACCCCACAGACCTCTATTCCTACCATTTCCTGCCACTTTTCCCTTCTGCTACATCCCCTCTGCCATCTGCAGGGTCTCTCTGGCTGGTTCTAGGGTCACAAAGAACTATCCTTTCCCAAGACACACTGAATCCCTCCCAtgcatcctcctgccttcacACAGGAGGTCAAGGCTGTTTCCTTGACCAGGATGGCACAGAGCTCCCTCCCTACCCCCAGGCTGGAGATCCCTACTTCACCTTCACCTTCCCTGGGGAGCCTCAGGGACCTGCCTCTGCTCTCAACACACTGCGTGCTCATAATTCCATGGCAGCACTTATCACGCGTGTTTGGTGACTGCTGATGGTCAGCTCTCCGTGCCCAgcgccccagcccagcccagtctccacccaggATGGGAACTGTGTCTTTCATTACTGCCCGGCCAGCCTGGGGGTCACTGGCAGGCTTTTGTTCTGGTCTCCATGGTTATACACAGTGCTTGAGCTCTAAGACAGGGTGGGGTTCTTCTCAGGAGAGTGCTGGGAAAAACAGGGGCTCCCCAACTGCAGAGAGTAGCCCTGGGCTCCGCTCTCATAATCACACAGAGAAGCCACATGAGAAAGGCAGGCAGGAATGCATCTGAGGTCTTGGACTGACTAGGGAAGCCCGAGAGTGCCCAGGAGTCAACTGGTGTGTTGAGAGAAGGGGGTGAgagaagggcagggcagggagctgtcagctgagggaggaggggctgcctAGGGCGCCTGTGCAAACGGAATTTCCAACATTCCAGAATATGGCCTTCTCTAATCGCCATCGACATTCCGTTCCATAGGCACTTGGGCTGACAGCTGGCCTTCTTTTAATAGCCACAAGTATTCTGGGTGACATCCTGATCTCAGGGCGTTTGTGGTGAGCACATACACAGCTTGTGGCCTCTCCCCCCAGGTATGTCCAGTCTTGAAATCACATAGAGAGATGCATACCATCCACACTCAGTCACACGCAAACACAGAAGACACATGGGGACATGTTCAGTTGTGTGTCCTGAggtgtcacagtgacagaaagcatATGCTGGGCACATGGTCACACATATGCACAAGTTGTGCTCTGCCGGTTACAGACCACATACCTTCATggatatatgcatttatatacacGTGTGCATATGTCTGTCATGGCACTACATAGCCAACAGCACCGCCTGCTAAATGTGTACATAGATAGTTACCCAGACGCACCCAAGAATAGTCACAGACCATATAGACCCTGCTCAGGAAGTCCTAGAGTCACAGAGACCCCCTAGCAGGCAAGGGGAAAACTGGGGTGTATGGGGTAGGGGTGGGTGATTCCCACAGGGCATTGGCCCTGCCCACAAGAACAAGTCCCCCTTCCAGGCCATTCCCTGAGCTACTTGCCCCTACTTCCCACATCTTTACAGATTGGCAGGTACTATACCCAATCACCTTCCTGAAAGTCTCAGCTTCCTGTCCTTGGGACCTGGAAGGGGCTGTGGCTTCCTCATCCTCCAGGATCTGACCACAGAGGGACCATCCATTCATTTGCTGGGCAGCCCCCCATGCAGCTGCTGCCTCCGTGTCTGTCCAGCCCTGGGGGAAGTGGGAGAGCAACTGTGAGGTGAGAAGGACACTCTGCATCTTGTCCCTCCCCTGTTCCTCTCAGGTCCTTCTTGACCTTCCCCACACATATTCAAACATATCCACACATATTGATAGCAAACGACGTGTGCCTGTGCTAAGTGTGGGCGTGTGCTGGCAcgcacttacacacacacaccttcccaAGCATGTTGGTGTTCAGATTTTGGGGTGGATGGGTGGTCTTCATGAGGGTCTAGGCCTCTGTTAATAAATTAGACTTATTGATTCTTCACTACAGTGGTTCAGGGAAGGGACCCTGACAACTCTTCCCTCATCTCCTTAATAGAGACCCTCAAAGATGGAACAGTGGAGGGAGATCACTGTCCATCTAGTCTGTCCACGGCAGTTCTTGGTGAGAGCCACAGTGGGCCCTGGAGACAGAAGGATGGAGGAACTTGGCTAGAGCCTTGGGGAGCTCTCCTGGCAACATTTAGGGATCCCAAAGATCCAGGCCCTGGGGAGGGCTGATGGGCTGGAGGCTCCAAAGACCAACATTAACCGTCAAATCAGCACCCAGATATGGGCACACCACAATCTTCTAGTCACTGTGAATAGAAAGACTATTCACCCTTTCCAGGGAGGATGCAGAGGCTCATAGGGGTGAGGAACCGGCCCAGGCTCACATTGTGAGGATGAGGTAAGCTCAATCTCCAGGTCAGTTCTCTGACTCCATGGCCAAcgctcctccttccctttcctgtgGCTCTTCAAGGTGCCCAGGGTGAGGGGACTTAATGCTGAGGAATGAGGCCCCTAAGCTGGCTTTGTCTCTAGATGCCTATTTAGAGCCCCAAATACTAATCTTTTCAGTCTTGACAGCATGGAAAAAGAGACCTCTTGGAGTTGGAAGACCAGTGTTCAGACTAGACTTGCTGCTCATCCCTTCTCTGGCCCCAGTGACCCTGCCTATCTTGGAAGATGATGTACTGGAGGTCTCTCAGTCTCAGTGGCAGTTCTTCCAGGGCATGTGGCCTTCCCAGAGCCTTAGGGCTGGTAGAGGAAGGGGTGGTGAGGTGCCAGCCAGCTAGTGTTCAGCATCCTTACCACCTCACTCTCAGAGCCCAGGGACTCCTGGCGCCTCCGTCCAGAGATCCAGCTGACTTCGGAGGCATGGCTGATCAGAGTGGAGCGGTGGGTAGAGCGGTAGCTGAGGGATGGGCGGCCATGCTGGCTGGACACACCTAGCAGCTTCTTCAGGAAGGGCAGGTTCTGGGAGATGGCCATCCTGCAGGGTCACACATCTGGTTAGGGACACAAGAGGTAAGGGAAGGACAGACAGACTGAAACATGGCTAAGGTTGGTGGATAAACAGATGCTGGGTGATGGGAACAGATAGGCAGTCACTGGGAGTCATGGGAGGCAATGAAGATGGACAGACAGAAGCTGAATGATGAGGCAGACAGAGGCTGGGAGAAGGAGACCGGTGGGCTTACAGAATGGTGGGATGGATAGATAGACCCTGGGGTGGTAGGTGTGGAAAGAGAGTCTTAGAGTAGCAGATTCATTCAGGTGAATGTTGGTTCCAGCCCACATGTGGCTGGCTTAAGCCATATCTCTGAGAGTGGGGATCAGGGACACTCCTAGTGCTTAGGATAGACCAGTTGGGTCTTGCAGTTCACTTTTTCAGAGGGAGCTGTGTGATAGAAACTTCCAGGCTAAAAGAAACACTGAAAGTCCCATAGAAAAAGTGCCTCATTGCTCATAGCAGAGCATGCACTGGCCACAACCACCCCAAAGACCCTGCCAGGGCCCTTGAGGTGAAGCCAAGTGCTCCCTGCTGGCTTCTCTTCAGGCACTTGTGTCTGGGGTCTTGTCTTAATAGGGACAGCAATGTTGAGTTGCCATCCTAGATGCCTTATGACCCAGCTCCAATGAGGTAAGCTCAACCCCCTAATTAGGATTGGACACTTCCCAAGAAGACTTGATATTCCTCCAAACAGCCctcttggaaactgagataggagAGGGTCATACCAACTCCAGACCCCACCCACTGTTGTTGTCTGCTCCTGGCAGCTCATGCCCCCCACCCAAAGTACATACAAGAGACAAGACAGATGACAGACTTCTGCTGCATCTGCAGGCCCAGGCCTTCCATGCCCATAGGTGGGGCCCTGGAGGCCTGGAGATGGGCCATACCTGTACTTGGGGTGGATGATAGCATAAATGATGGGGTTGTGGATGGCAGAGGCCTTGGCGATAACAGCCGGCACTGAGCTCATGTAGGGAGTCAGGAGGTGTGCATACCTAGGACAGAGAAGATATGTGGCCCTCCATCCTTCTCCCCAGTTGGTTTTCCCCCATCAATCTTCTTCCTCTGAGTCAGATCTTGCCAAGGCCCAAACCCCAGCCCACCCCAAACCAATACAGCTGGGTCAGCCCTGTATCAGGGAGAATTCTGGACTAAAGTGGACAGGGGGGAAGCTAGTAGAGATGGTTGAGGATGGGTCTCTGGGAGAAATATATGCCAGGGTTAGCTGGGGATGATTCACCAAGTCCCACTATCTTAGAGCCTGTGCTGCTGACAATATCTCCTGGTGCTCTCCATTGACCCTTCTACACAGCTCTTACCATACCCCAGCCTCACCCTGATGTCCACTTGCTCTcctatctctcctcctcctccttctgttcctgctcctcctttttttttttttttttgttctggggattgaacctaggggcacttaaacactgagccagatctccagccctttctttttccttttaaaatatttttttagttgtagatggacacaatatttttatttttatttatttatttttatgtggtgctgaggatcgaacctagggtatcacgtgtgctaagcaagcactctaccactgagctacaaccccagccccccagccctttctttaaaaaaaaataatttttagtttgagacagggtctcactaagttgcttagggtctctctaagttgctgaggctggctttgaacttgcgattctcctgactcagcctcctgagctactgggattagaggcatgcaccctTACACCTGGCTCTCCTGTCTTTCTTAGAGAAAACTCACAGTAGGCTCTTCAAAGGGATCAGGCCATCCATACACAAAAAGGTCCATAGCTGAACACTTCCAAGGTTTCATAACTCTCCATGTCACAAAAGTGTTTCTGAAGTCTAGCCTATACTCATGCTACTATAGATGCTAAAGTCCCAGACTCTAGTTAAAAAGGACTATAGGGCACCTCTTAGGGATCCAAGTAGGATGCCCACAGCCCAGATAGAGGAGACCAGAAGCTCAAGGAGAACTGCATGTTCCCAAGGGGATTGGCAGGCCCTCTGGCTGAATCTGGGGGTGGCCCAGAGTTCCACCAGCATATGCCTTGGAGCTGGGTAGAGTCCCTTGGTTGGGAAAAGAATAAGACTTGGAGGCTGGACTTAGGGTGTGAGGATGGCTGGCTCAGGCTGGGCTTGGGGGGAGAGGCCATCCAGGGGTCCCTTTCCCTTCCCACACCTTCAACCCCTGTCCCAACCCCTTAGCTCCTGCTCACCCAGCAAAGGCCACCAGGGCCACAATGGAGTAGGGGGCCCAGGAGACTATGAAGAGAAGGATGACCAGCAGCGCGATCTTGGCCACCTTCCACTCACTCTGCATCCTCTGCCACTGCCGCCGCCGTCGTGGGGACTCGCCACAGCCCTCACAGGCCCTGGGAAGGGTGTGTATTCTTGAACTGACCCCATTCCAATTGCAGTGAGTACCAGAATCATGATGGCTGTCAGGAGCTTCCCTGATCCATCCCTGGGGCACGTGGAAGGGGGTTATCCCTTCCAGAAAATTCTCATTACACTGATTCTCAACTGCCTTTTTGAGGTTCTACCTGGGGTAGAACCTTCTCTGTCCCCTCAGACATGCCTAAAACCCCCTCTTCATAAACCTTGTCTCTGGAGTTTTTTCTAGGCGCCCACACCCAATAAGCACACGTTAGCATACTGTAGCTGGGACTGCttgggagggtggggcagggtcTCTGTTAGCTGTCACTTACCGGCCTGTCTCCCGGATGGCCCTGAAGATGAAGATGTAGCAGTAGATGATGAGAAACAGGGGTAGGAAGAACACGAAGCAGACAAGCAGCATGGTGTAGGCACGCACCGAGGGCGTGAAGGTCATGTAGTCCCAGGAGCAGGATGTCAGCAGCCCCTCAGGCACATAGGCGCCTGTGAGCGGGACAGGTGCTCAGCCTCCTCAGTGGCACTGCCTAGACTCCTTGTCCATCAAGGGCTTCATATGTGATATTTGGGCCTCTACCCTGTCCAGTGCAGTGAGGAAGCCTGTGGCAATTGGGGGATGTGGAGGGCCCTTCCCAAGGTGATTCTGGCAGGGGTACCACTCAGGGGACAGCTGGCAAAGCCCACAGCTGCTCATTTTTGCTAGACTGCAGCAGAGGCCTCACTCCAGCCCCAGGGTCATGCTCACTGATCTCTGTCTCACAAGGGCTAGAGCCTTGCTGCTTACCCTCCTATTCACTGAGGTTCGAACTCCAGACCTTGCCTAGTCTGACTCACTGCAAACTTGGTATTACACATTCAAGAACACCTGTATTTGGGGACAGACTGTCCAGGTGATCCTCTGGCCCCTAACCGAGTGCCCTCAGTCTCCCCTGCTGCTAGTGATTGATGCCCCTGAATGCCCATCTGACTTGGGGCTCAGGAGGTCCCTGGGTCCCCCCTGTCAGTTGACTGACCCAAATTTACCCACCTCCCTTTAACCCCTCTCCAAGTCTATCTGCCCCTCCCCAAATTCTACCAGAACACTTACTCCAGCCAAAAAAGGGTGGCAGACTCCAGGCCAGGGCATAGAACCAGACACCCAGCAGGAAAAATGCTGCCCTCTTCTTGGATGCCATCCCAATGGTAGCCAGGGGGCGTGTGATCACCAGGTAGCGGTCCAAGGCGATGGCCGTCAGGGTTATCATAGAGGAGATGCCAAAGACAGCCCCACAGAAGGCATAGAACTCACAACCTGTGGGCACAGCCCTCTTCCCTAAGTCCTCGGGGGAGGGATTCAATCAGGTACCCAAGTGGAGGGAGGCACTGGGGATGGGATGAACTTGGCTCCTTCTCTGACCTCTCAGGAAACCAGGCCCGAGCCTTCTCTGCCCTGTCTACCATCCATATCGGACTGAGGCTGGCAGAGGACTCCGGACTAGAACCTGATCTTCCCTTCTCACTCACTCATGGAATTGAGGGCAGCTGCTCACTCTTTACCCAGGAGGAATGGAATCGCCTCTTCTGGGTCACCCTGCCCAGTGGGCAACCCCATGCCaaacccctccccctccctccagccAAAGGGAGCCTCCAGGTGTCTACCTGCCTCCCCAAAGAGCCACCGCTTATAGAGACTGCTGGCGAAGAAGATGGGGGCCTGGGTGAAGGACATGAGGAAGTCACTGACAGCAAGGTTGATAATAAACATGTTGGCAGGTGTCCGGAGGCTTCTGCTCCTGTGAGGGTTGGAAGTGGTTAGGGGGTGTTTCCTAATACCTCCAGAGTTGTGAGGAGCTTCCCTTACCCctcaactacacacacacacacacacacacacacacacacacacacacacgtacatgcaGGCACCGTCCGAGGAGCAGTTGACCCCGCAGTGCCAGCTGAGAGGGACCCCAAGGCAGCTCCCTCAGAACTTCTCTCCAAAAACTCCTGTATCACCCAGGGGAGGCCAGTTCTCAGGTCACATCCATTTCTTCTTCTCAGCCTCTGGATTCCCTCTGGGTGACTCGCAGTTTCTCCTTAGACAACCCTCTCCAGGCCCTGGTCTCCCCAGGGGCTTcttcccaggcccctcctcccaTGCCTTCCATGAACTCATGCTGCCTCCTTGTCCTTCTTCCAATGTCCTGCCTGGCCCAGGCCCTGCCGGGTACAGCTGTCTCTGTTGCTCTCATCCTCAGGATGGCAAAAAGCAGAGGACTGTGAACCCAGGCCAGTCACCT harbors:
- the Opn4 gene encoding melanopsin isoform X1, whose protein sequence is MNTTSGSDSPGPAQEPTLGATSAPPSMWDSTQSSVSSLAQLLPASPTATGAQSAARIPFPTVDVPDHAHYTLGTVILLVGLTGLMGNLTVIYTFCRSRSLRTPANMFIINLAVSDFLMSFTQAPIFFASSLYKRWLFGEAGCEFYAFCGAVFGISSMITLTAIALDRYLVITRPLATIGMASKKRAAFFLLGVWFYALAWSLPPFFGWSAYVPEGLLTSCSWDYMTFTPSVRAYTMLLVCFVFFLPLFLIIYCYIFIFRAIRETGRACEGCGESPRRRRQWQRMQSEWKVAKIALLVILLFIVSWAPYSIVALVAFAGYAHLLTPYMSSVPAVIAKASAIHNPIIYAIIHPKYRMAISQNLPFLKKLLGVSSQHGRPSLSYRSTHRSTLISHASEVSWISGRRRQESLGSESEVGWTDTEAAAAWGAAQQMNGWSLCGQILEDEEATAPSRSQGQEAETFRKVIGYSTCQSVKMWEVGASSSGNGLEGGLVLVGRANALWESPTPTPYTPVFPLPARGSL
- the Opn4 gene encoding melanopsin isoform X3; its protein translation is MSRSLRTPANMFIINLAVSDFLMSFTQAPIFFASSLYKRWLFGEAGCEFYAFCGAVFGISSMITLTAIALDRYLVITRPLATIGMASKKRAAFFLLGVWFYALAWSLPPFFGWSAYVPEGLLTSCSWDYMTFTPSVRAYTMLLVCFVFFLPLFLIIYCYIFIFRAIRETGRACEGCGESPRRRRQWQRMQSEWKVAKIALLVILLFIVSWAPYSIVALVAFAGYAHLLTPYMSSVPAVIAKASAIHNPIIYAIIHPKYRMAISQNLPFLKKLLGVSSQHGRPSLSYRSTHRSTLISHASEVSWISGRRRQESLGSESEVGWTDTEAAAAWGAAQQMNGWSLCGQILEDEEATAPSRSQGQEAETFRKVIGYSTCQSVKMWEVGASSSGNGLEGGLVLVGRANALWESPTPTPYTPVFPLPARGSL
- the Opn4 gene encoding melanopsin isoform X2, with the translated sequence MNTTSGSDSPGPAQEPTLGATSAPPSMWDSTQSSVSSLAQLLPASPTATGAQSAARIPFPTVDVPDHAHYTLGTVILLVGLTGLMGNLTVIYTFCRSRSLRTPANMFIINLAVSDFLMSFTQAPIFFASSLYKRWLFGEAGCEFYAFCGAVFGISSMITLTAIALDRYLVITRPLATIGMASKKRAAFFLLGVWFYALAWSLPPFFGWSAYVPEGLLTSCSWDYMTFTPSVRAYTMLLVCFVFFLPLFLIIYCYIFIFRAIRETGRACEGCGESPRRRRQWQRMQSEWKVAKIALLVILLFIVSWAPYSIVALVAFAGYAHLLTPYMSSVPAVIAKASAIHNPIIYAIIHPKYRMAISQNLPFLKKLLGVSSQHGRPSLSYRSTHRSTLISHASEVSWISGRRRQESLGSESEVGWTDTEAAAAWGAAQQMNGWSLCGQILEDEEATAPSRSQGQEAETFRKTKGQLPSLCSRM
- the Opn4 gene encoding melanopsin isoform X4, translated to MFIINLAVSDFLMSFTQAPIFFASSLYKRWLFGEAGCEFYAFCGAVFGISSMITLTAIALDRYLVITRPLATIGMASKKRAAFFLLGVWFYALAWSLPPFFGWSAYVPEGLLTSCSWDYMTFTPSVRAYTMLLVCFVFFLPLFLIIYCYIFIFRAIRETGRACEGCGESPRRRRQWQRMQSEWKVAKIALLVILLFIVSWAPYSIVALVAFAGYAHLLTPYMSSVPAVIAKASAIHNPIIYAIIHPKYRMAISQNLPFLKKLLGVSSQHGRPSLSYRSTHRSTLISHASEVSWISGRRRQESLGSESEVGWTDTEAAAAWGAAQQMNGWSLCGQILEDEEATAPSRSQGQEAETFRKVIGYSTCQSVKMWEVGASSSGNGLEGGLVLVGRANALWESPTPTPYTPVFPLPARGSL